The proteins below are encoded in one region of Pomacea canaliculata isolate SZHN2017 linkage group LG7, ASM307304v1, whole genome shotgun sequence:
- the LOC112568924 gene encoding uncharacterized protein LOC112568924, whose translation MTLIVWTVYCVLLLSGCSALSIQQCSSGKQYVYEQSTVHLSCGQCSDKIQWFVRGNNDQRDKYVGECTEITCNVEDNSAFRLAADTSNKLYSSKLDIINIQRLDPLHVSCWCYRLYTNNFYGSYYSKASDSCKLITVPISIVQGSCSVQLSGWKVSGVCTVQWLDGQTTPMCKWSLNYKSGERELHHLQGPTTSDQRGSSSYNTRNCTLEVDMPVDDGDYTYSVTVPSHPADRFSKTLRIEQPEGPKHNCPEMVLEGFGINCTCYTSKIGNPPAHIVFITSNSNDSFTQGGRYSVYFMAI comes from the exons atgacacTCATAGTGTGGACAGTGTACTGTGTTCTTCTACTTTCTGGTTGTTCGG CTCTCAGTATTCAGCAGTGTTCATCTGGAAAACAGTACGTTTATGAACAAAGCACTGTACACCTCAGTTGCGGTCAGTGCAGCGATAAGATACAATGGTTTGTTAGGGGCAACAACGATCAACGTGATAAATACGTTGGCGAGTGCACTGAAATCACGTGCAACGTTGAAGACAACTCTGCCTTTCGTTTAGCAGCAGATACGAGCAACAAACTTTACAGCAGTAAGCTTGACATTATTAACATCCAACGACTGGATCCACTTCATGTATCGTGCTGGTGTTACCGCTtgtacacaaataatttttatggaaGTTATTACTCCAAAGCCAGTGATTCGTGCAAGCTTATCACAG TGCCTATCAGCATTGTCCAGGGGAGCTGCAGTGTACAGCTGTCAGGATGGAAAGTGTCCGGAGTGTGTACAGTTCAATGGCTGGATGGTCAAACTACTCCTATGTGCAAATGGAGTTTGAACTACAAG AGCGGAGAACGTGAACTACACCATTTACAAGGCCCAACGACATCTGACCAGCGTGGGTCATCCTCGTACAATACAAGAAACTGTACGCTGGAGGTCGACATGCCTGTGGATGATGGTGATTATACCTACAGTGTCACAGTGCCCTCCCACCCAGCGGATCGTTTCTCAAAGACACTTCGCATTG AGCAGCCAGAGGGACCCAAGCACAACTGTCCAGAAATGGTTCTTGAAGGTTTCGGCATCAACTGCACATGCTATACATCAAAAATTGGGAATCCTCCTGCACACATTGTGTTTATTACATCTAATTCTAACGAT
- the LOC112568925 gene encoding uncharacterized protein LOC112568925 — protein sequence MDLQLFLSGPSGMDIRSYTGTSEESTEIVLVCTAIDVYPSAVFVWNITCDNTTDSTNTSTCTFFTKTEEVEMIVECTASNSVFENVSLSAIYVVHISDGHAGYGICAGKKQFDDILIISGISAAVVVVIGAVIFVCIIKQRRVFSKRKTTTPVVHYTAPSGDLYTIVGTRIRNHGDNENIAICETIETRLSRTEHIGCDEARSQPHKTDETRKPLKPKRNLKPIRTEVTYSNVPEMSAHSCVDVYHDDLWTTSGSTEPDTTKTTAAEIANDEYNALHFHVNCSEHQQDDTYYSHLNL from the exons ATGGATTTACAACTGTTTTTAAGTGGTCCATCGGGAATGGACATCAGAAGCTACACGGGGACATCGGAAGAAAGTACAGAGATTGTGTTAGTATGTACTGCAATAGATGTTTACCCTTCAGCCGTGTTTGTCTGGAACATCACGTGTGACAACACGACTGACAGCACGAATACCAGCACGTGTACTTTCTTTACAAAGACTGAAGAAGTCGAGATGATAGTCGAGTGCACAGCAAGCAACAGTGTGTTTGAGAATGTGTCTTTATCGGCGATTTACGTGGTACATATTTCAG aCGGGCATGCTGGCTATGGAATCTGTGCAggaaaaaaacagtttgatGATATATTGATAATAAGCGGGATTTCTGCTGCCGTTGTTGTCGTCATTGGAGCTGTTATCTTCGTCTGCATCATCAAGCAGAGGCGAG TCTTCAGCAAGCGTAAGACAACAACTCCTGTTGTACACTACACCGCGCCATCGGGTGACCTGTACACGATCGTTGGTACAAGGATAAGAAACCACGGCGATAATGAGAATATCGCAATTTGTGAAACAATCGAGACTCGACTATCTAGAACAGAGCATATTGGGTGTGATGAGGCTAGGTCACAACCTCACAAGACggacgaaacaagaaaacctCTAAAACCAAAAAGAAACCTAAAGCCAATCAGAACAG AGGTTACCTATTCGAATGTCCCTGAAATGTCAGCTCATTCTTGTGTGGACGTTTATCATGACGATCTCTGGACGACCTCTGGGTCGACTGAACCTGATACAACC AAAACTACTGCAGCAGAGATTGCAAATGACGAATATAATGCCCTACATTTCCATGTGAACTGTTCAGAACATCAACAGGACGACACTTACTACAGCCACCTTAACCTTTAG